The Xiphophorus couchianus chromosome 3, X_couchianus-1.0, whole genome shotgun sequence genome segment tttaacattgcAACCccaagaaatgaaaaacaagatgCTGCCTCTATCGTATTTCCCTGTGTTCAGCTTTATGTGCCCTGCTCATTTTGGTCTCTGATCTAGCCAGACCAGCAAAccatttttgcttgtttgctgtgtcccctGAACGACTAATGAAAAATGGGACTTGTGATGGCTTGTTTagcaatggctttcttcttggcGCTCTTCTATTAAGAACATATTTGCAAAGTATACACTAACAATTGTTTTGTTGACAGATTCCCTCGCCTGAGCTGCAAATCCAAAATTACCAGGGCCTTTCTTGTCTGTTTCTCTCAATAATGCTTTTCTTCCCTGGCCTGTCATTTCAGATGGATAAGCAGTTCTTCAAGATATGTTTtaagcttgggatattgttttgtAATGTAACACTGCATTGAGTTTCTTCTCTTCTGTATCCCTGAGCTGCTGTATGCCTTAGTCTTAATTATGCTGCTTGTTCTCTAATGTTTGCTAACAAACCTCGGAGGCCTTCACAGAATAGCTCTGTTCAACTGAGACTGAATTACACTCCGGTGTACATAATGTACTAATTGCGTGGCTTTTGAAGGCAGCTGGTTGAAATAGATTTCATTTAGGGCTATCAGAATGAACAACTGTGAATGATAATGAACtttaaactgatttgtttttttttacaaaacatgtattttaaaattatgtccTTTATCGTTGACTTCATAATTATACAGAAGTTAGTTTTGGTCATACATAAATCCCAACAGAATGCCTCAAAGTATGTGGCTGCAAGTTGAAAATATGTGAAGACATACAAGGGTAAACAAATTTGTAGTTTTGAAATTATAGGTAGGAGTTAACTTAATAAAGCCTACCTATAATTTCACAGAGCCTCGATTGAGGGAATGCTTGCTGCACTGGCATTTTAACAGAACTTTTAGTTGTGATGTCGGATGTGGTATTTCTAGATATGTTTAATcaattttcacaatttactttattttttcagaggTTTCTAGACTTGAATTTGTGGAGTCTTCACTATTCTAACTATATACTATAAATCTTTTCCTGAACAATTATCACCCACATTTTGAAGTTGGTGTACTCACCAATGCGTGCAGTGATAACACCCAGGAATAGCAGAATAATGGATATATAAGAGTCCGGTGCCGTTCCAGATGGGACGTTGTCAAAAAGGACGGTGTTGTTGGTCCAGTGTATGGAGGAGCGATCTGGAAGCAGTGGCTGATTGCTCCCTCCCGAAAGAGGAAAAGTGTGTTTTTGCCTTTTGCTTGCCATTCCTCCAGGCTCAGCAGAGGAACCGGAGCTAAAGTAGGGCATCAGCAGACTAAGATCTATAGGGCTGCCAGGAGCAAACACAGAGCATACACACAGCAACAAGCAACCCAGGTGGAGGCAGCTTGAGATGATTCCTGTATTAACCAAGCCAACAGACTTTCTGAGCCTGGTGAACATTACAGTGCCCATCAACCCTGTGATAGCCGACACGCCCATCAGCAGACTTAGGAGGGAGCCGCTTATGCCCTGAGTGTAAGCATAGCCAGTAGTGATGCAGTCAAAGCCCAGGACTGTAGTGTAGAGGAAAGCCAGACCCAGTCCAGCCAGGAAGACAGGTTGTCGATAATAGGCCCTCCAGCCATCCATACATGTCCTCAGCAGCCAGCGAAACCTTTGGAAACACAGCGGCAAGTTGGTGATTTCTTTAAGATGCATGTCTGTGTTGCAGTTGCTCGTTGCCAGAGGGTCAGATAGTTCATCATTGCCTTGCCCTAATGAGAACAAAGAGCAATAacaatcatttagtttatatgCTGTGAACGCTGAATCATGAGTTGATTTTTAGTACCTTTTTCTACTCTAACTTCTAATGTCTCTTCATAAATATATCTTAAACTCAGATCATCTACATAAATTTAAACTGTTAATGGCCATAAACATTgtgtttattctttaaaattataattatttctaaCAAAATCCATTGgaaaaaatggattaaaatgattaaaatgacaatcataaacattaaaatgataaTCAACCCAAAACTTTAACCAACACCACTCTTTAAAAATTCCAATACAAATATCTTACATATCTGTTGACTCATCATATTGTTAAGGCAAACATTTCATAGTTGAAATGTAAAAGGTTAAATTTAATGGAATTGAATGTCTggcttttttaaacaaatatctCTGACTGGAAAGTTGTGGCTAAAGTAGGAATGCCCTGATACAATCCAAAGTATAGGATGAATATTGATATGATATGTGATGTCATATGTCACAAACCAAATAAAGAATGGGGCATTTCAAAACacacctaaatgtttcagatcacaATACTCATTTTAACATCAAAGCAAACCTGTATAAATACAACCAGCTCTTTTCAATGGTTTCATGTGTTTAGGGACTATCCAAGCAAAGCTGACcagatgtgaaaatataatttctcaCCCAACAACATTTCCTGTATTACTTTCCAGGAGGTTTTATTGCCAGGTCTGTAGAATTAAGTTATCACTTAGAGAAAACCCGTCTTATGACCTGATAGAACCTGTTTGTCAACATGAAGTAACCAGCACAACACGGCTCAGCGTTGACAAACAATATTTGTCATCtagaaaaatattgcaaatctattttcaaaactttggaAACTCCAATGAACAACATTCATTGGATTGATTGGGCGCTGCAGATCTCACATGCCATTTGTGTTTATGATTCAACAATTAGACAGAGACTGAGGAAAAATATCATCCATTTGCATTTGAAGTGCAAATggtcaaaaagaacaaaaggtcTATCTCATTCccaaaaaaacatcttggtgatttaaatagttttaaataatgttgCTCAATACTGCACAGACTTTATTGAAGTTATTCCCAGCAGACAGAGCACAACCCATTATTAGGCTTAGGGTACAGTTACTTTTAAGGACAACAATTATTTGTACAGTTTATTCCccttaataaatattaaaatttgcttgatgatctgaaactttTAAGTGTGATACAAAGTAAAAACGATGGACAGCAGGGTATATACATTTTTAGGACACAGtttctttagaaataaactacaAAGCAATTAATGCATTACTTTCTCTATGCTTTAGGTAATTTTAGAACATtatagcagtttttttttttcattctctgtAAACTCCCAAAATTGAACCAGAAACATAAAGCTGCATTCTACAAAAAATCCTGTTGGGACAAAACATGCGTtcctgtgaagaaaaaaaatggcatcTGAAATGTCATTGGTGAGTAAAGTTGGACATATGTTGGCGCATTCCATGCATGATGCACTCattgtattttcttctgttaCTTACATTTTAAGATCTAGCATTACATTACAAAATCAGTTGTGAAAAAACTCCCGTACCTTGCAACCCTCTCCTTTCTGTCCTCGCCAGGTACTCCTGGTCGCCCTCAACCGTTGGGGGTTTGACTGAAAGAGCGGGAACGATTCGATAAACTCTTGACAAGAAGAAGAACTCCACAATGAGAGAAAAGAGGTTCCACGCCAGGATGAAGCCACAGCCAACCACGTTAGAGGCCAGGGTCATGACCTGTCCCACTGCCAGTGGGGCCAGGATGTTGGTCACCTGATCTATCCTCCTCATGGTTGCATTCATTCCTATTGTTGGGGTCAAACACACCGAGATGAAAGCTTACCCACACACAGACtttcagaaaatatataaataaaataaataaaataggagCTTGTTAATCTAAGACCTTTAGTACAGACAACGATGCAGAGTAAACTTTCTCACCAGCCAGGTGGCCTCGGTTGTAGCCTGTAATAACCACTATCCAGTCCCTCTGGATGGCAATGGTCAGCGCTGTACTTGCAAGGTTTGCCACATCTGCCAGGATGATCACCACCGTATAACAAACCACCTTGTGTGAGTTTTGCGATGCAACATGTTACTATGATGGCACAGAGTAGCCACAAGCTCAGAAGTAGAGGAAAcagggacacagaaaagagggaagaaaaacaacagcactAACTTGTTtatgtaataatacttacaaaTCCTATCAACAAATCATTTGCCGTACATTAGCTACATGTATTCTATGTTAATTTCTAATTATTAGCTTATATTAGCCAGTATTTAAAGTCTACTTACAGTAAACCATCCATCCCAGATCAGTTCAATCTGTTCCTTATATGAGAATACCAGCATGAGCACAATGCTACATACAGTCACTGAGGTGTTCTGAATGAAAAGAGATGCATGTGCAACTAAAACagaagatggagaaaaagaCTTTCAGACTTTCACACATGACCGTATAAAAGTAAATCTAAGTGACGTAACATATTCATGCACACTCTGTACTCATGGAGTCCTGCTGGGAAAGTATaatgatcaaatcaaaaaaCTGATATATTTTAGATATCAGGTTAATGAAATTCACATCCTTGGTGGAATACAAAACCAGCAGATTTCTTGGTCAAAAATTGGATTCTTCTGATCTCTACCAATACTTTTCCATCTCTGCTACCTGATAGTGTTTCCAAAGGAGTGGGGAAATAATCATGCACACCTTTATTCCTAGGATTGCGATCAACCCAGTCTCCAATTAAAGCCCCAAGCAACAGCACTGACCCAGCCAGCACCAATCCAAACACTGCTGTCAACAGCAGGTTGCGGCCGTACAACTCAATGAGGAACACAGAGATTGCAAAGTGCCACATGCGGTCACCCTGTTAAATCCAAAACACAATGTCATTAATAAATGTGTGTATAACTGCACAAATTTTATGTCAAAAGGACAGCTTTGCTGTTTGTTCTATTGTTCGCCATGTTTCCTCCCTTCAGAAATGTCTCTTACCCACATAGATAATGCTCCACTCACATAGATGAGAAACTTGGGGCCCTTGAGGTAGATAAGAGCTGAACCTCAAAAGgaaacatgtgaaaataaaagtagGTCATTGGGAATTTGCTGCATACACAAAACTCAAGCTGAACCCAGAAGGGGCACCTTACCCGGTATTTTCCTTGCTCTTCGAGTTCTTGAATCCCCGATGTTGTCAGATTCTAATTCAACCACAACCCCACCACAGTGGGACGTATCAGCTCGCTGAGACATTGTCTAGATAAGGAATGaaggaatgaaaaagaaaaaaaaacaattgaataatttttaataatagtAATGTCTGGTTTG includes the following:
- the LOC114140487 gene encoding solute carrier family 40 member 1; amino-acid sequence: MSQRADTSHCGGVVVELESDNIGDSRTRRARKIPGSALIYLKGPKFLIYVSGALSMWGDRMWHFAISVFLIELYGRNLLLTAVFGLVLAGSVLLLGALIGDWVDRNPRNKVAHASLFIQNTSVTVCSIVLMLVFSYKEQIELIWDGWFTVVCYTVVIILADVANLASTALTIAIQRDWIVVITGYNRGHLAGMNATMRRIDQVTNILAPLAVGQVMTLASNVVGCGFILAWNLFSLIVEFFFLSRVYRIVPALSVKPPTVEGDQEYLARTERRGLQGQGNDELSDPLATSNCNTDMHLKEITNLPLCFQRFRWLLRTCMDGWRAYYRQPVFLAGLGLAFLYTTVLGFDCITTGYAYTQGISGSLLSLLMGVSAITGLMGTVMFTRLRKSVGLVNTGIISSCLHLGCLLLCVCSVFAPGSPIDLSLLMPYFSSGSSAEPGGMASKRQKHTFPLSGGSNQPLLPDRSSIHWTNNTVLFDNVPSGTAPDSYISIILLFLGVITARIGLWCFDLTVTQLLQETICESERGVVNGVQSSMNYLMDLLHFIMSQEKTPPRNIRRRHSLDISTGSTLHLGNECLPFDL